Proteins encoded within one genomic window of Pseudalkalibacillus sp. SCS-8:
- a CDS encoding YolD-like family protein — MSIRDRGTIKWTSMMLPEHVRLLRDWKEEERLRKRPELDEQKLEEMNETIHEAMAYNLALSFVYFEQYDYKMLVGHIHYADPVKKELRIVDEFGDRYDLKLQDILDIRYL; from the coding sequence TTGAGTATTCGTGATCGCGGCACCATCAAATGGACGTCGATGATGCTACCGGAGCACGTCAGGCTGCTTCGGGACTGGAAGGAAGAAGAGCGTCTCCGGAAAAGGCCGGAGCTTGATGAACAGAAGCTTGAAGAGATGAACGAGACGATTCATGAGGCGATGGCCTACAACCTGGCGCTATCCTTCGTCTATTTTGAACAATACGATTATAAAATGCTCGTCGGTCATATCCATTATGCCGATCCGGTAAAAAAGGAGCTGCGGATCGTCGATGAATTCGGGGACCGCTATGACCTGAAGCTGCAAGACATTCTCGATATTCGTTACTTATAA
- a CDS encoding DNA polymerase thumb domain-containing protein, with translation MEIDYSTFEKRTILCIDMKSFFASCSAVERGLDPLTCYLVVVGDTERQGSVVLAASPMMKKEFGIRTGSRLFEVPDDPRIHIVNAQMRLYLRRSTDLTRLFNRYVPKDSIHTYSVDESFLQVDGTERLWGDGWEVARRIREEIWEKYGLPCAIGIGPNMLLSKICLDLEAKKKGIAEWTYEDVQRKLWKVSPLSQMWGIGPRLEKTLNRMGITSVGQLANYPLKLLEKKFGVMGNQLYYHAWGVDLSEIGAPIMQGQISYGKGQILLRDYTDRKEIQHVILEMCEEVGRRARTARKAGRTISLGVGYSKDEGGGGFHRSRTIADPTNITMDLYRVCLELFDEFYGGQTVRKLSITLSNVCPDDEMQLSLFELDRPKKRVLGYTMDQIREKYGGDALLRAVSYTPAGTARHRSRLVGGHKA, from the coding sequence ATGGAGATTGATTATTCGACCTTTGAAAAACGTACGATCCTTTGTATCGACATGAAAAGTTTCTTTGCAAGCTGTAGTGCGGTGGAGAGAGGCTTGGACCCGCTGACGTGCTATCTGGTCGTGGTCGGGGATACCGAACGGCAGGGCAGTGTCGTATTGGCCGCTTCACCGATGATGAAGAAGGAGTTCGGGATCCGAACGGGAAGCCGGTTGTTCGAAGTACCTGATGATCCGCGCATCCACATCGTCAATGCGCAAATGCGCCTGTACCTCAGGCGTTCGACCGATTTGACCCGTTTGTTCAACCGCTATGTACCGAAGGATTCCATCCATACGTACAGCGTGGACGAAAGCTTTTTGCAAGTGGATGGAACCGAACGACTCTGGGGAGACGGATGGGAGGTCGCCCGCCGGATTCGCGAGGAAATATGGGAGAAATACGGCCTTCCGTGTGCAATCGGCATCGGGCCGAACATGCTGCTTTCGAAAATCTGTCTCGACCTTGAAGCGAAGAAGAAAGGGATTGCCGAGTGGACGTACGAGGATGTGCAACGGAAGTTGTGGAAGGTCTCGCCGCTCAGCCAGATGTGGGGAATTGGTCCCCGCTTAGAGAAGACGCTCAACCGGATGGGAATTACCTCTGTCGGTCAATTGGCGAACTATCCGTTGAAATTGCTTGAGAAAAAGTTCGGGGTCATGGGGAATCAACTGTATTACCATGCCTGGGGTGTCGATCTGTCTGAAATCGGTGCGCCGATCATGCAAGGGCAGATCAGCTATGGAAAGGGGCAGATCTTGCTTCGGGATTATACCGACCGGAAAGAAATTCAGCACGTCATCCTCGAAATGTGTGAGGAAGTCGGAAGGCGTGCACGGACTGCCCGGAAGGCCGGACGTACGATCAGCCTCGGTGTCGGCTACAGTAAGGATGAAGGCGGGGGCGGCTTCCACCGTTCGCGCACGATTGCAGACCCGACGAACATCACGATGGATTTGTACCGCGTCTGCCTCGAGCTGTTTGATGAATTTTACGGAGGTCAGACGGTCCGGAAGCTCTCGATCACCTTATCCAATGTGTGTCCAGACGATGAAATGCAGCTGTCTTTATTTGAGCTCGATCGGCCGAAAAAACGGGTGCTCGGCTATACGATGGACCAGATCCGTGAGAAATATGGCGGAGACGCCCTCCTGCGTGCTGTATCGTATACACCTGCTGGAACCGCAAGACATCGCAGCCGTCTTGTCGGTGGACATAAAGCGTAG
- a CDS encoding DUF6954 family protein translates to MKWLFYLLFLILYFFITFFGYGPILFGDSNKQELISGLVIVTLLEVVLSFFFIRWMLKNKMNKLLIAPPFLFILAVIIFFSGIWR, encoded by the coding sequence ATGAAATGGTTGTTTTATTTGCTTTTTCTGATTCTTTATTTTTTTATCACATTTTTTGGCTACGGCCCCATTCTCTTTGGGGATTCGAACAAACAGGAACTAATAAGCGGACTTGTTATCGTCACACTCTTAGAGGTTGTTCTTTCATTCTTTTTTATAAGATGGATGTTGAAGAACAAAATGAACAAGCTCCTAATCGCACCCCCATTCCTTTTTATACTGGCTGTGATTATCTTTTTCTCAGGAATCTGGCGGTAA